From the genome of Sphingobacterium sp. UGAL515B_05:
TCCACAAATTCCTTTTTGTTAAACAACTGAAGATCACCTATTTTCTCTCCTACACCAATGTATTTCACCGGGATCTTAAATTGATCAGATATACCAATAACCACCCCACCCTTAGCTGTTCCATCGAGTTTAGTCAATGCTAAGGCATTTACATCAGTCGCCTGCGTAAACTGCGTACATTGCTCAATGGCGTTTTGCCCTGTCGATGCATCCAAGACCAACAAGATTTCATGTGGCGCACCTGGAACAACCTTCTGCATCACATTTTTGATCTTCGTGAGCTCATTCATTAGGCCAACCTTATTGTGCAAACGGCCTGCGGTATCAATGATACACACGTCTTCACCATTTGCCACTGCCGATTTCACGGTATCATAGGCCACTGAAGCAGGATCCGAGCCCATTGCCTGAGCGACAACACGCACGCCAACACGCTCACCCCACAATTTAAGTTGATCAACAGCCGCGGCCCGAAAGGTATCCGCTGCCCCCAATACAACTTTGCTTCCAGCTTGTTTCAACTGA
Proteins encoded in this window:
- the ftsY gene encoding signal recognition particle-docking protein FtsY, whose protein sequence is MGLFDFFKKKPQTQEEEQALDKGLEKTKEGFLSKITKAVVGKSTVDDDVMDNLEEVLVTSDVGVTTTLKIIDRIQARVARDKYVSTSELNNLLKEEIQTLLAENNSADFENFNYGDHKPYVIMVVGVNGVGKTTTIGKLAHQLKQAGSKVVLGAADTFRAAAVDQLKLWGERVGVRVVAQAMGSDPASVAYDTVKSAVANGEDVCIIDTAGRLHNKVGLMNELTKIKNVMQKVVPGAPHEILLVLDASTGQNAIEQCTQFTQATDVNALALTKLDGTAKGGVVIGISDQFKIPVKYIGVGEKIGDLQLFNKKEFVDSLFK